In a genomic window of Callithrix jacchus isolate 240 chromosome 22, calJac240_pri, whole genome shotgun sequence:
- the LGALS7 gene encoding galectin-7 produces MSNVPHKTSLPEGIRPGTVLRIRGMVPPNASRFHVNLLCGEEQGSDAVLHFNPRLDTSEVVFNSLEQGSWGREERGPGVPFQRGQPFEVLIIASDDGFKAVVGDAQYHHFRHRLPLARVRLVEVGGDVQLDSVKIF; encoded by the exons ATGTCC AACGTCCCCCACAAGACCTCACTGCCCGAGGGCATCCGCCCTGGCACGGTGCTGAGAATTCGTGGCATGGTTCCTCCCAATGCCAGCAG GTTCCATGTAAACCTGCTGTGCGGGGAGGAGCAGGGCTCCGACGCGGTGCTGCATTTCAACCCTCGGCTGGACACCTCCGAGGTGGTCTTCAACAGCCTGGAGCAAGGCTCCTGGGGCCGCGAGGAGCGCGGGCCGGGCGTTCCCTTCCAGCGCGGGCAGCCCTTCGAGGTGCTCATCATCGCGTCCGACGACGGCTTCAAG GCCGTGGTCGGGGACGCCCAGTACCATCACTTCCGCCACCGCCTGCCGCTGGCGCGCGTGCGCCTGGTGGAGGTGGGCGGGGACGTGCAGCTGGACTCGGTGAAGATCTTCTGA